Within the Xiphophorus couchianus chromosome 17, X_couchianus-1.0, whole genome shotgun sequence genome, the region GCGATAGACTAACAACCACATAAAGGTTATAATTAAATCAACTCAACAGCATTTTATAAAGTATTAGTAGAGTAAAGGCTTCCAGcgaaaacaggacaaaaaaaatggtacttgttttatgttattgtccaccgttttacacattttttattttaagtgatgcGTGAACATGAATTCTTGTatccatgtttcttttttccctgtaaagcactttgaataaTCCTATGAATGGTGCTGTACACATAACCTTACCATCAAAGAGCACAAGTTGGTGAAGGGCTAAAATAACCTGCAACACCAAAAGTAActataaataattcaaaatatataaGTACCAAAAACATCCTACCTGTCGTCAAATGAAGACACGGCAGCGGACAAGAAGAAGTCCGGCTCTGGTTTCTTGCTCTCATTCATCCAGCCTCCTCCGCTGCCGCCATCATTTCCCCAACGCATAGAGAAACTTTCAGAGGTGTCCGTTTGATCCTCAAACCGTGAAACAttcctcaaaaaacaaaaacaattttacagtcattttaaaaaacagaaagatgctTCAACACTAAATCAATTCTAACAGTTTTGTTCCCACAAAAAGTCTGGAACAAGGCATTAAAAAAGCCAGTTAATATTAAAACTAGTAGTAGACTTCTGCTTTATAGTatgcacattttaaattctgcatATCCAGACCAGAATGTCATTCCAACTGCACTGCTGCAGCATTCttgtaaatctgaaaacatcttATTTAGGTGATGCTACAGCCACAGTTAAACTATTGGAGAATATTTTGGCAGAGGGAAATAACTGGATATGGAGAAGCATTTTATTCTAAactaattacataaataaagatattaaaatattattaataaatattcaattaaataaatgctCCCATGAATTAAAGCATTTAATagaaatctttcatttttaaaaaatttatattacgatttctttatttcatgatttattttcatttatctcAAGATTAGGTtttctatttatctttttttaataaaaagatttatatttatttatttcaacatttacttatttgataattgagtttaattttactttataaaactACTTTACATAtatcaaatgaaatattatttatttcattttaagcatttttaattttctgaaagctaaatatgttgtaaatataattattcTTTCCAACTTATCAAGAAACCACTAAGGGAATGCAATGCCATCTAgataagtttatttaaaaaacttgcaacaaagaaaccaaaagcctaacttataaaatatataaaataaaaacaaaaactaataataatttaacGTAAAGCTGTGTTTATACAGATTTATCTGACCTTGAGCTAAACGTCCCGTCGTACTCGTCTTCCTCAGTAAATCTGCGGCCCTTGGTGGTCTTGGCTCCGAGCGGACTCTCCTGCTGGATGATGTGCATATCTGACATAACGGAGTGAGAAACTCCACTGCAGAGAGACGAACAAAACAGACTCCAAATGAGACAAGATACAGACaaatcaaactgattttttaGTCGTCATCCTACCTCCTCATACCCAAACCCACGCCCAGTCGCTCAGCTTGCTCCTTCTTCTTCCCCTCCAATCCCTTCAGCTTCTGCTCCCCGattttcctctgctgctctaAATCTTTATAGGCCAGACGCATGGATGGAGCACTTGGGGGTAGGGCGGGGGGGGTAAAAAGACATATTAAAAAGCACACAGGTTTAAGCTTCAGTGGTTATTTCAGGTGGTGTTCTCACATGGAGTCCTCAGCTGTGATGTTCCTCTTGGCGCCTGCGGTGGagctttcttctttctctcgGAGTTTGTCGGCAGCCTGAGCCGCTCTCTCCAGCTCAGAGAAACTCTGGCTGCTGACCTTCTGGGCGCCCAGTCCGCCTTTCTTAGAGGCCAGCTGCAGACAGAAATTCCAGTTAAATTCAACATGTATGCAGACAAgtccattttctgaaaaacgTAGCCCAATATAAGCACTTAATATCAGCCAatagataattattgattagcaCTACTAAACTGGTGGcgtccattttttatttttaagcagttatgaggcacagtgacgaaaccttaaactgctgctgcggaCATTACACAACAGGCTGTTGCTAAGTAAacaaagagtgagagagtggttgctaagtaaccaaagagcgagtgagctagttgattccaccaacctagcttagcCGACTGTTGTGAGAGGTTTGATGGCTAAAGTCTTTTTCTCTGCcaacatcccccagaatgcaaattaaaattaaaaaactttcttattttttaaattgtgaagaaaaattgtgaaaaattagggtttttgaatttgtacaacattttggacattttgcctttcttttttttagtagtAGGTATTTTGGACAAACCTTGATGAACTCTTAATTCGACAACTCAAATTTAAACCCGATCAAactgaaattttatttcattttaaatttaatcacttttacaaaaacattatctgttttctttctgattattatttaatttattgtgctaATGACACATCATAGGTCtaataaagctgtaaaaatatcttttctgATAGGTTTCGCATTTATATGGAAgccaaaaacatattcatacatCTGGCAGATACAGGATTACCAGTGGAAATAAGCAAAAAGCATAGTTACATAGACTTCATAATTTTATCCTAAACCTAAACATTTCTGATGGTGGCTTGAGTTATTCTTGATAAACTGCAACAACTTGTATGgtttattacttaaaatagtCAAAACCTTGCTGATGAGTTAATAGAATTCATTGCAAACACACAATTAGAGTGAATGAATAAGAGATTAGTTTCCAAAACATGTCTTTCTATTTACAGTTTTCTTGGCAGCAGCTGGCTTCTTTTTTAGAAGTGAGGAAGGCTctggaaacaacaacaacaacaacaaaaaaagtttactttttctaCAATTATTACAATagagttaaaaaatgtacttaaattcatttaagggaatcatttctaaaaacaaaacttccaacAAACCTGGGTTTGCTTTTGGGGAAACACTTATTAATTCAACACTTGGGCCTTCTTCGGAATTTCCTGAAATCAAAATGCATGTTTATTGGATgggtgattttgttttttaaatgacaaagagAGATCTTTTATTACTGTTACTACAGATACCATTTCGATCTTCATCTTTCTCCTCGATTAAAGGCTTTTCTAGTGTGGGGCTGCTGAGACTCATTTTGGCCATGTTTAGATTTTCAGGTACATCCTggaagacagacagaaaggttAAAACCTTTTACTGGATAGTGTAAGCATACAGAGGAATAACTGATGCATCAGCACAAATATATGGAGATTTCTCAGCAATTATCCCTTTGTTGTGATTGCAGTTTAGTTAAATAATCATATTCATTCACAGGCAAAGCCAAAATCTACAATAAATgtatcataaaaaaatacagtgacTCTAAATCTAGTTAAAGTGTTAgttaaataaactgtaaaagttGTTAAAAAGTCAAGTTTTAAGGCACCATAAGGAGCAAAAAGCATTCAAAGACAGAATAAATCAACACTAAAACCaaagcactgaaaaaaaatatgataatcATAAAACAATGGCATCTTTTCGATATTTCTTTACCTGTGAATGCAAACTGAAGAAGTCCACCTGCTTGTCCTCTGGTGAGGTTGGAGAAAGAGGACCCTGACTGTCTAACCACAGCTATAGTGAAAAAGGCAAAAGCAGCAATTAATATTAGCTTAAACACTTTAACTAAAGTTTGATAAGCAAAGGAAGCAGCACAAAGAATGTCAGAGTCTGGTTTTGGGTTCGCTTTACCTCAGTGCCATGACGTCTGGTAGCTTGTGTGGCTAAAGTTTTGATCTTCTCCCTGTACAGCTGGGCGGCACGGCTGTTGTATTTAGCATTAGCAGCACCAGCTTTGCACCCATGTTGATTGAAGAACGCAATCTGTCAAAAACGATCAGAGAAGattcaacatatttctaatgATGCTGCAACATGAAGGTTTCCTCTCTTCTATTGGCACTCACAGCGCTGGCATTGCCTCCCACTTGCATACATCTAAGCTGGAACCATGACCAGTTAAAATCCAACTCAGTGGACCTGTGTAACAGAACAGACAAAGCATTAAAGagtaaaaacaggtttaaaacagcacaaaagtgctgtacaaaaccTATTAAACAATAGAATAAAttgatgaaaagagaaaaacaaaaataatacaaaataatacaaatatctcagtacacttgaagaGGAAAGTAACTTACAAGcaagttttcagcaagaaatatgagcttgttttaagttaatagtCTGTTactattgaagaaaaagtacttgttccatttgtagattatttcacttataagaagatgtttttcccatgttacaggtgaaataatctaccaatggaactagaactttttcatcaatattaaggaattaacttaaaaaacaagCTCAGCTTTattgctgaaaacttacttgCAAGTTAGCCTTCTCTTATTCCAAGTATACTAATAAATATGCACACGAAACtaaaccagaaatacttggtaatagaTTGTACCTTTGCGATATATAGAATAGAAATGAGTGCAACAAAGCTTGGTTCCATAAAAACGAAAACAGAACGGCTTAGATCAAGGCATATTGAAACGCTCCAGTCAAAGTCGAGAACTTGAAAATTGCCCACATGAGCTCTTCATCCAATTTGCCAAGATTTTGAACAATTGTTGGAAGAACAGAGAGTCTTACCTAATAAAGGACAGGTGCACTCCCAGTGATCTGTGAGTCCCAGAGCAGTCTATGCAGAGAAACACCCCGTGTGTGATGCTGGCCCAGCTGGGGTTTTTAGCTGCACAGTCGAAGCAAACCTGAGGACCAAAGAGCAAGAATTGATCACAAAAACGAGGTAGTatctgaataatttttttaaaaatcaatagtCAGACTCTATGAGTCAGTGTCAAACAGCTGTGGGGGTCTGAAGTACATTTATATTCAAACAGCTGTGGCCGACTGGGTCTGAATGACTGtaaatgcttttatttccattaaCGGCGCCAGAAGAGACGTGTGTCCGTATTTAGTTTGGACTATACGCCCAAAACCTAAgcctaaacaaacaaaactgatgaGACGAGCGTCTATCCGTTTTGGCTAGCGCTACATCTGTTTGGagtaattaactttttaaaaaacggtCGTTTCGACTAAATTGTAGCCAGAACATAATTAGGATGTATTAACAACATGTTTCCACCAGTGAGGATAATTTACCATGACAAAAAAAGCGGAGAAGAGCTGACTAATCTGGTTAAAACGAGCCAGCACAGGCCTTTTAAACAAAGTGCGACGTGTCATATATCTCATTAGCTTTAGCGGACTTCCTTGTTAAAGACACCCCAACGTTTGTCGTTCATAAAAACTGACCTTATTCGTTGGAATGGAGCGCAGACGCTTGAAAATGGCAGAAATGTCCTGTCTGCTTGGTTCCGCCATGGTTTCAGCTGCCTGCTGGTTAAAGAAATGGCATCTGAAGAAGCtccttgttttttcccccaataaCAATCCAATGCGACACGTCAGTTGGAGAGCAGCGGGACccagctctgattggctgagcatAGCCCGTGGTTGTGTTATTGTAGAAAAGGCTTCTGGGTAGTGTAGTTTTCCCGAAAAGCAACCGCTAGATATGTTTGCGTGTCTTCTTCACCATCAGGAAAAAGCTGGAATTTATATTACATAAATGTGATATATTGTCTCATAGATTGACTCAAGATTAATCCTCAACTATAAGATTATCATTTTAACTAGATATGatcacattaaaaaatgtttacttaaATAAATCAACAGTAGTATTTCCAGAATTTTGACTCAACtagtttatgaataaaatgctatcttgatattaaatatttatagtctacaatataaatatgaaataatcccattataaaatattgataattttGATTTAGCTACCTGATAATAGAGTATGGTTATAAGAATGTCATCATCTTAACTACCACATAATTGAGATATTTATAATTACGATctactcaaaataaaaagtattactTAGCTacttcagaattctgacttagCATCCACATAATTATAGGTTATAGAATTTCATGAGATAATTTCCCCTTATCTAATAGTATCCAacaattagaatttttttatgtgatagcttcacaaaaattattataactgacttaaataaaagttaagctAATCACAAAACTGACAACAAAATGCATATGCTTAATATAAACTGGCaccaagttaaaaaaagaaaagcaaaacagaccCATAAAATTAGTGCATTAAGTGTTGAAAATTATATGATCATAAAAGAACTAAAATTACTTTAAGCAGCAATGTAAATTGTATAAAATGATatatttagtgatttttttttagattacatAAGTTAAACCCAAACCTAGGAACTGAAAAATGTCTATAAGGTATATCAGATGAAATATGGCATAAGCATTCctatttttatattgaaaggCAAATCTTTTGCtgaataaatctatttattatgTTGTGATACAACATTTACAAATGTGCAAGTACAGCTGTTACTGCCGACCGACAGCAACCCAAcctgaaaatctgagaaaacagttttaaagacaaaaaaaaacatcttctacCTCAATGTTAGATATATAAGCTATGAACAGGATGGAGTCCATTTCTgaagagggtaaaaaaaaaaatccaaatgtgCATCAGGGTTGTTAAACATATGAGCTTTTATGTCGAAGGTTTTAGGATGAAATTAGAAATTATGCATGTTGTATAAGAATGTAAATGGCTctgtgaaggaaaaacaaacctATTTACAGGAATAACAGAGTAACAGCCTCAAGAAATACTCAAATCAATCATTTGAtgtacaaaagtattttaaattacaGCATTCTAGCAAGAGTAGAACACGAGCACTTGTGGGATTATAAATTATTCCACTTCCAAACATGTCATTTCTTCAATATGCCTAATCCATGTGCAATATGCTTAATcccagcatttatttaaattcatgtcTGCAACACATTGCTTGGATgcatttttattgctaaaacaagcactgaaatttatttatttttttttcaatcgcAGGACAATTAGCTTTTAGTAAGTGAACTGAAACATGCAGATTCAAGTGAGAGAAACATTCAGTGTTGCATgaataataaacaatataattaTGCAATCTGTGTGTGtcggcaggaaaaaaaaaatctgtggttGCATACATCTAGCATCTGTAAGATATGTGAAAAATACAATCACTGAATATACATTCATCTGCACTAACCTGAAACcttaagagaaaaacaaagatgaagaaagGATGAGGCTCGACAGCtcaaaataattccttaaaataagcaaaactaacaaaacgaaagagcaaatttaaaaaggtaATACATGGAGGTCAATATTATACAAACAAATGTTCTACATATTAATGGGCTGGATTCCATTAGCAAGAATAACTAAAAAGCCTCCCtcaatgaattaaaaaaggGCTTAAATATTAAGGCTGCATTTGACGTCACAAGGCAGGTTGTCGtcccagtgttttgttttaaacaatatatatatatatttacacatttattaacACACATTTCATTGAATCTCACCTAACACACATCTGAATAGCTTGTCTGTAACAgcattaatgtgattttatgtaACATCTTAGACTGACAGCAGCTGTTCCCCCAGATCTATCCGGTAACATGTGCTCtgcttcctttctctctcttttgttcACACCAAAGCCAATCTGTGGGAAGCAACAGTGGTCCTCATGCAAACCGTACAACACGCttatttaatcatttactaaggaggaagagaaacatCAAGCCCATTCTGCCTGAACGCTTCTTCTTTCTTCACATTTGTTGCGTCAAGCGAAGCTTTTCACTGGATGTCTTCGACATAATTAGCAGGATAGAGACCGATTTGGCCATCCTTGAGTCGGCCTTTGCACCAGCCTTGATCGTCCTCTTCTCCAATTTTTGTAAATTCATCACCTGCAAAAGGTTAAAAGGGAATGAATAAAGGGTGAGGAAGATGGTTGACTTCTAAAATATGTGTCAAAGGTCTACTTTTTATTACTAACTCAATATCATTTAAGACTGGATGATAACCCAAGTTTTTGCTGGAAAAAACCCCCAGCTAGATAACTGCAGCATGTCTCTGCTCCTAAAATATCTAATGACTGCTTGAGGCAGGATGGCTAGAAATATTAGAAGACGTTAGAAGgagataatattttaaaagatattaatCAGAATCTGCTATATTTGCTATCAGGATGTCCGGGCTTAACAAAAGCACCAGACTTAGGGCTGCACAGAAAATTGCAATGAGGACATGAATTATGATTAACTCACATTTTTCTTGAACATAATGTCCCTCACTACTGAGTTTTAGCATCTTGGCAACTAGAAATAGCCATTAAAAGTCTGTCcataaaaaagttacatttattgaaGTTAAAATATGATATTCCACTAGTCCTTAGAGGCAATATTTGCAAGTTTTTACAATTGTAACAACAATGGTGGCTCCACATTGTGTAGCTTTGATTAGCACAGCTACTAAAATCAAGAATGAGGGAATAATTGGTACAAAGCCATCTAAAAAGTTAAGATTTTAAGGTCAAATGTGCAGATTCTTCTTCAATCAATTGTTGAATAGAAGCAGATTTGATACAATGTACTGTTTAAAATAGGAACTGCAGTAAAGGGATGAGCTTTATAACTATATTAGAAAAGTATTTATCATTAATATACTCAAAAGTTGGATTTGTCTTTTACGTCCGAGTTAGATTATGATactgaaaaagatttttgcatGTCTTCACCAGaggttttatgttatttatgcTGCAAACCTGCTTTGAAGCTCAGCTCATCCTGCTCTTGTCCCTCGTAATCGTAGAGGGCTTTAACGGGAACAGAAATGACCGGGGACTCGGGTTCTTCCTCAAACGGATTGCCGTCGCCATTGGTGGAGAAAGGGTTTCCGGCTGTGTCCTCGTCTGACCAGTCTGGGGTCTTCTCAGTGCTGTTGGTGCTGGACAGACAGGCAAAACATcctcacttaaaaaaataataataacccgCCGTGTTGTTTTTGGTAAAGGTTCAGCATGCCAGGCTTAAAAGTTCAATAGTTAGAAGTAAGACGAATACACCAGCAGGAACAAACCACACAAAAGCCCAAAGTGCAGGTGAAtgacatgatgaaaacatttggtttcaGTCAAATCCAGGGTAAAATTTGCTTATTTGTGGCAGCGGCTCAACTTAAGCATTTGTTTCACGATAAATGAACGTAATTTCTTTCATGCCTTTAGGAGATGAAGAGCTGGCAATGTTGATGAAAGGCAAGTCAAAAAcgataaataaaacatggcaaCATAAACATAGCAGgttcatgaaacaaaaaaaacaaaacaacaaaggcCAAGCAAGACAAATCATCACTGCAAACGCATGATTGGGGTTTTAACGTTGAcggccagcagagggagccaCCTAAATATAAAGTACTGGGTTCTGATAGCTGGAAAACCAGAAAAGCAACACAAGGGGGTTACAGTCAGACCagtttggagtaaaaaaaaaaaaagaaaaagaaattcaaaggttgtttcaaattgatttttttgacTTAATGCCAATtggaaatgaactgaattaagCAATCAGTCTCTAAACCTGTGAATACATGTAGCAGCAATCAGATCTGACTGTAAGACAAAGACATTTCCCACAGCAGAAACGAGCGCCTCCATGAGCGTCTCGACATTTAATACtctgcaaaaatgtgaaactgttaGGCGTGAAGGACAGACACACACTGACTGTGTGCAGTGCCATTCAGAGACCATGCAGAGCAACACAACAACCTGAACCCTGAGGGAAGGATAAAAACGAAAAAGAAGAGATGCAGGAGACGCAGCACAACGACAATCTAAGGAGTAAAAGAtggaaaaggaagaggaacaAAAGAGGCTGCGGGTTGGCGGAGGGTTTCCTCCTGTtcaccaacatttttatttcctctttattcACAGAGACGTGGTTGATGGTTGTCTGCTTCTCCTCAGCCATCTCCTCCTGTTCCTCATCATCTTCAAACGGGTTTGTGCCCACCGGTTCTGTTTTAGTAGCCGCATTCAGGCTGATAACATGGAGCACAATTAGATATGGAttaacatgcacacacacatatatatttgaGATGTGGACAAAGACAATGTCcaactttttattgaataattctGCATGAAAAGAAAAGGTAGATAAGACACTTTTCACTGGGTTGGGGTGAATAATTGGggtttgatgttttgatttgtgCTTGGGATAACTGTCGCGTTTGTTAAACCAGCTGTGTCTAAATTTCAACTAAATGAATAGGAATGTGACCTTCGGTTGACAGGCTTGAGAACATAACCAATTTCCTAtcataaatgtaacaaaataagcCTGAAAACTGGGTTTACATCTggaaacaaactgatttaaattcaCAACCAATTATGGCATAAGATTATTGATGGCTACAAAAAGCCTGTAGTTGAAATTCAACTTcctaaataattttattttgcaacattttgacattaatcaccagatttcacttttaaaagcCGTCCAAGTTGTTTATTCAAGGCTTCGGCAGGtttcacaaactcaaatttaagactttttatgtcaataatcaGTAGAATTTAAGATCTTTATCTCCAGAGAACGTAGGACGTTTGTCCAGACAACTGGCAATAAACTTGGACTTACCCATGATGGATacaaaaaaagctagctagttagcagAGGTACGTTATCAGTGAGTCGATGTTTGCATGTGTCTCAAACTTttgtctgacagaaaagtcccacaagaaaaatatatagagTATAGGATTAAATAGTTCTGCCACAACAACATTTAAGAACTGTGATCTAaggttaaattagtttttttaattaatttaatacattttaagggtttaattttaaatgcacGTATTCAAGGCTTTTTAAGGATACTCTGATACCTTGTCATTTGATACAGTTCATGCTGAATAAAAGtagtttaaatgaaaagcagaagggtcaaaattaattatatttaaaaacaagtgtGTAACCTTCTGACACACACTGGAGCAAGATGCAAATCCAACATGTAAACTCACGCTGAAGAAGTGAATCCATGCAAATGCTTTGTCACATGCACAAAAAGCGTTCGACCAATAAGTGAAGAAGATAAGATTATTTTCtacactgaaatgtttgagtgaATGCTGCTCTGTTTCTGACTGGAGTCCCTCATTTTGTGATCGAGTATCTTCAGTAACAGTTTAACCCTGAAGTTATTTTAGTGAACTTGAACgacaaaacaaccagaaaaatgGAGGCATCTAGCTCAAATCAAATCAGCAAATAGCATTTAAAGGTTTGCATGTAGAGAATATATATGATTAGGCCTGTCGTTATAAccaattttgctggacaattaACTGTCCCAGAAGTTACTGCGATAAATGAGACCATTTCTAACTAATAGTGATAAATGCAAGTAAACCTAATCAAAGAACATCTAACACTGGAGCCggaaaacatttataaacacaaacaaataaaacaagtaaaatagattatgaagtctctgtaactAAAACTGAATTTCAAAAACCAATAATCATTCAGCCTGGACAGGAAAAACAGGCAACAGTGGGCATTTGAATGTCAATTGTTTGGAGGGTTTTTCAAAATGGCGGCTTTTCCATTACGTTAAGCAACTGTTGTCCAAatgataaattgatttattgctttttgtgaCAATCAGAGATGGTTCAGAGATGATAACACTAAATTAGTCAGGTTATCCATTAACTGGTTATGTTTATTAGATAATCAATAACACTGTACTTGAGCAACTTTTAATGAagatgacaaaaacataaagaccCACTGTAAATTTCTGCATCAAAGCACAAAACCTATCTTCAACTTTCACCACAGGAAACACCGGGTTTCTACTTGGTGTTGACTGAATTACTGGACCGTGCAACGCTGGCGGCCATCAGTTTGTTCTCGAGTGTGAAGCGCAAAAAAAGTAACCGCCTTTGTTTACACAGTCATGCCAGGCTGGTTGAGCCGAGGCTGTGGCGTTATTACAGCAAACACAGTGAGCTGGAATTTGGCACAATGTAACTTCAGAGAGTTCAAGCCAACAAATGAGATCTTTGAATTACAAATTAAGAAGAGAGTCTTTTTTGTTAAGATAAGAGGCATAAACCTGGGCTGAAATCTCTTAGGACTCATTGTGTGGCGACACTACTGATTCATAAACAAGATGGGAAACACTAACAATGGTGGGAAGAGGGTCAGGCAATCAGTAAAATGAAAGATCAAAGGTCAAATGCTTTAAATTACTAGAATTCCCTTTGTTGACTCCCTACACACTCCTGTCCTGCACCACTCTAATTTCTCATCACACACTACATCCTGAAGATGcgtggatttaaaaaaaaaacaacaacaaaagaggaaggaatgtttgacaaaaagctaatcaataaataaacatgaaatgtttcatCAGAGGCATTTAAATGGAATCATCTGTTCAAAATTGAGAGAGTCGTGTGATTTATTATCAGGTCTACAGTTCATCTTTTCCCTGACATAGTTGGATCTTCAGCAAATTCCTCTACAAGGACAAAAACAGCTTTATCTAATTGGGTCAGAGGGATTCAATCATGTCattaaaacagacaataaaacCTTCAGTGGCTTTAAATCTCACAGGAGTCAAATatcaatttttatatttatgtttttcagcatttaggtgaaaattcaacatttttccagGCCCAAATTTCACACTcagtttgtttagtttattttttcaaacatgaagagaaaaaaagttcaataaatttATAGCAGATATGTTTAAAGTGGCCaaggtttaaaataaagaagaataGATTCCTTTGGGACGATTAAGACTAAATTAGAAATGTGGTGAAACTTGTCCTTGTATttagttcatattttattagtttatttaattgAGTTAAATCTCTtacttatttgcatttttattgtgttttaaattttttgatcTCAATAAGATAACCTGTATATATAAAGGTCagtttaaaaacacagacaaaaatataaaaggaaatatggacaaaaaaatatgtagatGAAAAGATGGATAAATGGACAAAAGAAGGGAATGATGGATAAAAGGAGAAGCAAACGGATGGATAAGATACGAGTGCATATAACTATTTGACGAAGGAAAGAGAGTGTCTGGAAACACAAATATCTTTCCATCCTCCATTTCTTCCATTGCAGAACCATATCCAGACCTTAAATTGTTTGATTCCAGATTTTTTCCAGACTGCGTGGTAACTGAGCTTTAAGCTGT harbors:
- the arfgap3 gene encoding ADP-ribosylation factor GTPase-activating protein 3 is translated as MAEPSRQDISAIFKRLRSIPTNKVCFDCAAKNPSWASITHGVFLCIDCSGTHRSLGVHLSFIRSTELDFNWSWFQLRCMQVGGNASAIAFFNQHGCKAGAANAKYNSRAAQLYREKIKTLATQATRRHGTELWLDSQGPLSPTSPEDKQVDFFSLHSQDVPENLNMAKMSLSSPTLEKPLIEEKDEDRNGNSEEGPSVELISVSPKANPEPSSLLKKKPAAAKKTLASKKGGLGAQKVSSQSFSELERAAQAADKLREKEESSTAGAKRNITAEDSIAPSMRLAYKDLEQQRKIGEQKLKGLEGKKKEQAERLGVGLGMRSGVSHSVMSDMHIIQQESPLGAKTTKGRRFTEEDEYDGTFSSRNVSRFEDQTDTSESFSMRWGNDGGSGGGWMNESKKPEPDFFLSAAVSSFDDRPVSRRKADLPSYSDSGEAQKKFGDDVKAISSDMYFGKQDNSEYETRTRLERFSGSASISSADLFDDPKKETGSSYRLSNVLPNAPDMSQLKLGVRSVAGKLSVMASGVVNSIQDHYNS